A region of the Cannabis sativa cultivar Pink pepper isolate KNU-18-1 chromosome 3, ASM2916894v1, whole genome shotgun sequence genome:
AGTTCTGGTATGCAATGATCAGTGCACGAATTCAAATTGGAGTATTACTTCCAGTCTTCCAGGAAAGAAAATCTAACTAAACATGTTTTAGCCAGCCAACCTCAAATGTGAAATTCAAACAGGGAAAATGGTGTTTCGGAGGCTAATGGTTGCATTGACTTCATTGCAAATTGTACAGTTAATCATTGGTAAAAGAGTTTCATCTCCCAGTCAAATAAAACCTACTGCCCTCCTCACCCTAAAAAGGAAAAAGCTCATGCAACATGCTAAGTTCTTAAACTAAAATCTTAAAAGGAGAATCAAGGCAGTCATATAATATACTTACACTCAAAATTGCCAAGTGATTCCAAACTAATTTCTTCTGCAGTAATGTAATAAAGGGCAGGAATCATTATTTGATTCTTTTCTTATCTTGGTACCCTCTTTCTTGATGCATCTGCGGCAGACTTTACCATGTGTATACAAAAGACAGTTAAGATCAAATTTGAGCTTGTTGGGGATACGTTGGTTGAGATGGAGATATGCCTTATTCCTGTCAGCTCCAGCTGGTAACCAACCAAGAGCTTTTGCAATCTCAAACACCTGTTTTACATCTTTCTCAGCATAATCTAAACTATGTAATTTGCATAATATGGAAACATTTGAACGGATAAAGCACTCACATGTGTGTCCACTGGAAAATCATCATGCTGAAGATGGAACATCAATACGCAAGAAACCTATCATCCATTTCAAATATTCAAAAAGAAACAATATCTTTATAAAGCTCCATTACCAAATCCTTGAACAATGTGGAAATAAAAATCTTTGTAGCTTATATACCAGGAAAACCAAAGAGACAAACTCCACATACTAATGTAGTAATGGAATGACAATAGAGTGAGTGAAGCATGAGACATGTTCCAACAAAGGGTGAttctcttatatattttttttttggtcaacTGTTACTCGGTTAATATAGGTAAAATTATCAACATTGAGgacaaacataaaaaatatataattgttaGAAAGATCACCGTTTTGGGGCCAATTCCTTTAAATAGAGAGAGTTCAGCCTTGACTTCATCAACTGAAAAATCTCTTAAGTACTCCAAGCATAACTTTCCTTTTCTCTCAAGCAAACATCTCAATAAGTTTTTAATACACGAAGCTTTTGTTGGGGCCAAACCTCCACACCTTATAGCATTCTCTATCATTTTTGAATCAGCACCCAAAACCTTGCCCCCATGCCCAAAAACAAAAACACAGTTAATTTCCCACATACTATCAAAACCCACCTCACATAATTCATCAGTAATCATTTAGGCTTACTGAGATGAATTACAGTGTAATACACTACATAACCAGAACATAAATATGCTGAACCCAACAAAACAACATTAGTAAAAGATAATCCATAAAAGAAGAACACGAGAGGGTAGAGAGACATACATTTTCCCAAGTGGGAAATGCAGACTTAAGAGAAGCGAAAGCCCTTTGAGAATTTAGCTCGGTGGTATTCTGCGACAGCACAGTGCTCACTAAACCGTCCAAAACAGTCTCCTTTTCCTCCAAATCACCATCCAAGTTGTCATTTTCAGAAGGGTCGATGGAAAGAGAAGAGCCGTTTTCATCAGCGGGGAGATCTTCGCTTGGTCTCTGCCTCCGGTACTTGGCGAACTCTTGGGGGAAGCCATGTAGAGCCAAGAGGGAGTCTCGTACGGCTCGACATTCGTCTGGGGTTGGTTGATGGCAAGTTGGGTATGGATCTTTGGTGTGATTGGCTGAAGATTTTTTGTTGGACAAGGAATGTGATTCCCCAAGTGGCTTGAACTGCTTCCGTTTCCGGGATTCCTTCATTTCTTTGCTCTTTTtctgtaatatttttttcttctgaaTTTCTGATACATCAATTGGAGATATTTCACGTCTCGCTTTTATATTCAGACATGGGATTTCTATCCTCATGTCGTTTCTTTCATTTCTTTAAATCAAACGACAAAACAGTTTCTACTTTCTAGTGACACAGTTAACCCAAGAAAATCTTCGAAAAAATGACTCAATTCTTCGTATTTAAGAAGtctttggttggaggtaatgaaatggaatgaaatggaaagaaaacaaagtattggaatggcattccaaGAGAATGTTCTTcctaccattttggtggaatgactattctattttaaaaaggaaggaaaGATCATtccaataaaaaatttaatgatttttttatcaatttttttaatgtattttaaattttattctattccattcctattcatattcccattctcattcaTATTCCTATATTtatattcctcccaaccaaacgtcaCCGGTGATTATAGATTAGTCTTACATTTTATGAAAGTGCTTGTACAAATAAGCAAAAGGCAATTAAAAAGGCAAAATTAAAGCTTTTGAAAACTctatctaatttttcaaaaattctctTACAAAGTAAAATGCCTCTCTCTCAATTCTATTAGGGTTTGCtccattttttctttcttttcccgTTTTAGGGTTTTTGGTGCTTGGGCGCCACCGGCCAAATCTGACTGGTGGCGCCTAGGGTCTTAGCTACTCGTTGCTGCAGGTTGAGGGCGGAAGTTCCTCGGTCGAGCAGCGGTAATGTGTGGAGGGGATGAGCGTCTGCCCTCCTTCTCTTTCCTTGAGACCGACCCTTCGATGCCCGAGATTTTTGGCAAGGGACCGCCGACCACGGTTGATGGATGTCTCTGTTGAGGTGCTCAAGCCCAAGGTTGGTGGTCGTGGGTAGAGATCCAGTTTCTTGGACTGGTGGGAGGCAATGTAGGTGGGTTTCTTTGGACTATCTACCTTTCGATTTTGGGGACGGCGAGTTACGGTGGCCTTTCTCAGGCGCGAGCATGGGCTGTGCTGTGGAGCGTTGttcctcttctttttttctctgATCTCTTTGTCCCTTGGGTTACTATTCAGGCATCTCGTGGCTCCGGTGCACAAGAGCTCGTGGTTAGTTTTCAGAGTGTTGTTGATGTATataggggggggggggggactcGGGTTTTACCCAAAGGGATGTGCTTCCCTTGTCTTAGTGCCCTCACCGTTCAGAACCCCAGTGGATGGCAGAGTGTGGGCTTTTTTCGTCGGAAGATGGCTTCGTTTCTGTGCCTTTGGTCAGCGTGTTTTGGGCCTGCCTTCGTGTGACCTCCTTTGCGTGAGGGGAAAGCTCTTTGAAACTGTTTTATGTCATAATTTTATTTGGTGTgtcttttattttgtttagttTTGTCGTTGTTGTGTACCATTTGTTCTTTGTGGTGTTGGCCTTAGGCCTTTTTTGGGAGGTTCATCCCTATAGTTGCTCCTGCGTGAGCTATGAGTTTATTGCTCATTTCGTATCGATGTGGTTGGCCAACATTTGAGTCATCTCCTTGTTTTGTGCGGTTATTCCACCAGACATGTAAGGCTTCTGCTTTTGCTTAACTTTAAATGAAGCtttcctttaaaaaaaaaggcaaaATTATAAGgggttgttttatttttatactttaaaagttttttttttttttttgtatttttacagaatttcACACAGAAACTCCTATAGCAATTAACGGAACAACTTAAATCGCAATTAAAATCCGTATAGCAACCTACGTAGAAACTACTGGaataactcaaaccgtaaattttataaaaataataaaaagttaaaaaatagtattagGCAATTCcccaaattataattattttgaaagtttgagagacattattttttaaaaaaaaaatagagacaaAATCATACAAGTATCAAAATTTAAgagataaaaaatcaatttattctatatattattatattgttattataaaagtaaagttactttttattattttaataatatttacaaactaaaaactataaaaaaaaaaaaaaaaacaagagtaAATTGTTGTACAACCCTGAATATTTTTCACAATTAATAGGAGTGTTCATCAAGAATGATATTGTAATGACTGAATTAACTATTTAATGAGAATTTGATgatttattaaagaaaaatgtatctaaaaaaatatattttaattaaagtttataatatttaagcttttcatatttttcattttattaatatgtTAATATTAACAAACCATAATTAAATAgactttattataaaatataatttatcaaAAGAGTAATGATACATACTTGAATTTacaatattaactttaaatattcatattaattcatgtttaggaaaaaaaaattattaatgacatgaaaaatgaatattttgtacaatttaatttaagtatgtcatgaattaaattataa
Encoded here:
- the LOC115710284 gene encoding putative DNA glycosylase At3g47830 codes for the protein MRIEIPCLNIKARREISPIDVSEIQKKKILQKKSKEMKESRKRKQFKPLGESHSLSNKKSSANHTKDPYPTCHQPTPDECRAVRDSLLALHGFPQEFAKYRRQRPSEDLPADENGSSLSIDPSENDNLDGDLEEKETVLDGLVSTVLSQNTTELNSQRAFASLKSAFPTWENVLGADSKMIENAIRCGGLAPTKASCIKNLLRCLLERKGKLCLEYLRDFSVDEVKAELSLFKGIGPKTVSCVLMFHLQHDDFPVDTHVFEIAKALGWLPAGADRNKAYLHLNQRIPNKLKFDLNCLLYTHGKVCRRCIKKEGTKIRKESNNDSCPLLHYCRRN